One window of the Endomicrobium proavitum genome contains the following:
- a CDS encoding outer membrane beta-barrel protein — MKRILSAVLVLAFAVSCGWSLSIVPKIGFDVPASVRGDNGFAAYDVYGGGNIGIEARVGISKYFMWSAGFEYDFSRHLIDTGKSWNESDFSFSPLYVALFWAPLSQWGDVKPYLKVFVGYNVLASVASEVAESAEGSVNWGGGLGFEYKSLVFEFTGSSSNGKFKTASTTQEIEYRKITLSAGYKFQI, encoded by the coding sequence ATGAAAAGAATTTTGTCGGCAGTATTAGTTTTGGCGTTTGCGGTTTCGTGCGGCTGGTCGTTAAGCATTGTCCCTAAAATAGGGTTTGACGTGCCCGCGTCGGTGCGCGGCGATAACGGTTTTGCGGCTTACGACGTTTACGGCGGCGGCAACATAGGCATTGAAGCGCGCGTCGGCATATCAAAATATTTTATGTGGAGCGCTGGTTTTGAGTATGACTTTTCAAGACATTTAATTGATACCGGCAAAAGCTGGAACGAATCCGACTTTTCTTTCTCTCCGTTATACGTGGCTTTATTTTGGGCTCCGCTTAGCCAATGGGGCGACGTTAAGCCTTATTTAAAAGTTTTTGTGGGCTATAATGTTTTAGCGTCCGTTGCGTCCGAAGTTGCGGAAAGCGCCGAAGGAAGCGTAAACTGGGGCGGAGGTTTAGGCTTTGAATATAAATCTCTTGTTTTTGAATTTACCGGCTCAAGCTCAAACGGAAAATTTAAAACAGCGTCAACAACGCAGGAAATAGAATATAGAAAAATAACTTTAAGCGCCGGATATAAATTTCAAATATAA